In Brienomyrus brachyistius isolate T26 chromosome 11, BBRACH_0.4, whole genome shotgun sequence, the DNA window TTTTGCTTTCAATAGTAGAAGTACAGTAGAAGGAAACTGAAGTACTTTACAGAAATCTGCCTGACATAGGAGAAAGATGCACACTCCACAGGAAGTGGGATATAAACCCCCAACCCCAGAGgaatgagacaacagtgctgccCATCTGTCCTATTTTTAACCCAGTTTTGATTTGGAAAGTGTGTAtcaaatgtcttctgttctctcCCTTATCTAGAGTATGGGTAGGGTTATACTACTGTATGAAGACCATTCACACCTCCTAGGCAGACACAGGTGCAGAGTAAGGGCAGGTTACTGCAATGAGTTTTTACTAGATAATCACAATATTCCTTAGAAAGATTATATATAAGAATTCTGAAATACAAAGAGATCAATTAGTGTGCCTAAGTAATCATTCTACATTATAATTCTGATGAGGACTATTGTGCAGATAAGCGCTTTTGTTAAAGTACTATGTGTCAAATGTTTCTCATTTTGTGAGCAAACCCTGAGGTGATACCGTTTGGGTGGAGCAAGATTCCAGTTGTGATtcacatttggctcagaatttAAATATCTAGTGGATGAGCACGCGGGAATGTGAGAGTGCAGTTAGGAAAATGGTTTCTCTGCCACACCTTTCACCCCCCAATCAGACTGAGCAGGATTGGTTGCGTCCTCTGCTTCTGACAGCCTTGTTTCACAGGATGGGCAAGTTGTTCGGGATGGATTCTTTTGGTCTATTACAACTGCCGGATCTCTACCCAGTGACTCTTTCCTGCATATATCAACAGGAACTCGCCGTCCTCGACAAGGCAGTGTTTGTACATTCAAAACAAAATGGATTTACTTTGCAAAAGAAATGTGAGTATCTTTTAAAAGGCTTGGGTGACTGGATATTCTGCAGTTTGCAGGCCATATCTAATTTTCAAAATGAAGGAAAAGCTCCTTAATACATTTTACCTCTTGCTTTAGTTTGTACTTCTTAATCTAGTGAAAAGCAACTAACAGAGAATGTTGATACTTAATTGGAATATCCCTGCAGTAAATGACTTGTATGGACATTTAGGAGATTTTAGGGACACTCTGTCTTGTAGCACTACTGCTGTCAGTACCTAGTTGGTGATACTAGAAAGGTTTAGATGCTCCTAATGCAATATTGAAGCGATTGGATAGTTCTGATCTTTTCACAATTGAATGGAATTGTATGCACCTGTGATTATAGTTTTGATCTTCCAAGTAAGTATTGATTGTTTTTTGAAAGTCTCTGGTGTTGTTTTACAAGCTTCAACTGGATGAATGTATTTGGTGTGTATTGTAGTTTACGGATTAAAACTTAACTCAGCAGAGGCAACAGATATTTTTGAGCAAGACATCATTAACTGGAATTACAAGAGTCCTTTGATAAAGCCAGCCAGGCATCTAGGAAACACAATGAAGTGTGCGGTATTATATGGCTTATGGTGCATGGCAGGAAAAACAAACTGTATCTTGTTTGATAGAAAAAGTGTGCTTGCATATTTCctgcaaaatagaaaaaaaaatatttctgagctGGACCGTGtaatatgaatattaaaaatgtgAGCCTTAATGTGACATTTATGTTTACttgcgggggcggcatggtggtgcagtggttagcactgttgtctcacacctctgggaccagggtttgagtctccgcctggatcacatgtgtgtggaatttgcatgttctccccatgtcatcgtggggtttcctccgggtacaccggttttcccccactgttcaaaaacatgctgaggctaattggacttgctaaattgcccgtaggactgCATGTgacagtgaatggtgtgtgagtgtgccctgcgatgggctggccccccatcctgggttgttccctgccttgtgcccattgcttccgggataggctccgacccagtaggataagcggtttggaaaatggatggatggatgtttacttGCTATAGGAATGGTTTTGAATAATATTAATGCAACTTTTACATTTTGCTATACTCTCAATAGACACTGCTACAGTAGAAAGGGGCTTGGAAGAGAGAGGGTGCTCTTTTTGAAGGTATTGGTGTCATGCTGCCGTGATCGTGGGCGAAGCTGTAGAGTGTCGATGGAGCTGAAGGTGTGGGTAGATGGGGTGTTGCGGGTGCTGTGTGGCCTTTCTGAGGAGACCTCCTGTCAGGATGTAGTCATCACCCTCGCCAAAGCCATGGGTAAGCCCAACTTTTTGCTTTCTGCTGGTATTCTGTTTTTCAGTTTAAGATCTCTTCTCTGTGTACCTGTATCACAGAAAGTATTAGCTATTAAACAAGGTGTATCTCGTCCAGGACTGAAAATTCATTCCTGTTCCTTAGATCAACACCGAATCTGATGGATTCACCATTATACTAACCATTGCTTTTTCTGCTCACATAAGGTCAGACTGGTCGTTATGTTCTGATCCAGAGGCTGAGGGACTATGAAAGGCAGCTTCTGGCCAATGAGAAACTGCTGGACTCCATGACAAAGCTAGGTCAGCAAGCCAGTGACATCCAGTTCTTCTTGCGTCGCATTGGTCCCATTAATCAGGACAGAACAGTTTCGGATAAAGGAATTACCAGCCCCAAACTACATGTGTTAGAACCTCACAAACACAAGGAACCCAGACGGTCTCACACATTCAACCTGGGTCACTCTAGCTCACTCAAAAAGAAGCCCAAGCATTTGAAAAGGTCAGCTTTCACACCTCCTCCTTGCTCGTCTGTCACGGTGTCCAAGGATGAGCTATTCCAGCAAGTTCTGCAGCAGCAAGCAAGGCTGCATGACCTGGAGGTCCATCTGAATGTAATGGAGCAGGAGATGCTTGTCTGGGAACAGATGACTGCTTCTGACTATGAACTACCAGAGACAAAGCTAGAGGCAAAACTGGAGCAAAAGCTATGCACAGAGGAAGATCAGGAACTTGCCTTGAACCACAAGCTGAGGAAACTGCATCAAATGTTGGACAGTTACGATACCAGCCTGCAGGACCTCACAGCCCACACTGGGCATCTTGAGAAGGAGATCGAGCTGGAGAACATCAGACGTCAGTCCTTCGTAGCACTGTCAAACCTGGAGGAGTCATTGGGGTCTGTTAAGGTGGAGCTAAAGAGTGAGCAGAAGCATGGAGAGGAGCTGGAGTCTTCTCTTACAGAGCTTGAAAAAGTACTTGGGAGCACAGAGGCTCTGCTGCAGGTAAGCAGCTAATTCACAAAAAGGGCTGCATACCTCTCATGAGACTCTTCAGAAGAGAAACTGCATGGCTGCATGGCAGTACTCTGTAAATTCATTGGATACATACttttaatgtttcatttaaaaatcttctataaataaatatacatactGTGTTTAGGAAGGTGTGGCATAGTGCTGTCTCACActgctgggaccagggtttgagtctccaccctgGTTCCACCTATATGGAGAtgtatgcatgttctccctgtgttgtcataGAGTTTCCTCTGGGCTTTCTGGTTTCCATCCACAATACAAAAACTGGATAAAGTTAGTGGAGTTGCcaaatggtgtgtgtgccctgttatGAGTTGGTTCCCCATCCTGCATCATTCTCTGCCTTGTGATTGTAGCTTCTAAGAGAGGTTCTGGACCCCCACGATCCTGAACAGGACCAGTggctatagaaaatggatggacagatgtatttaggggtggcacagtggcaTAGCTGGGGGCACAATTGCCTCACATCCTTAGAGTTGTGGTTAGAATCCCATCtcatgtgcatgtatgtgtgtatgtgtgtgtgtggggtgatgggggtgggggagttttatgtacatattacagtatattgtgggaaccaaatgtcctcacaatgtgataaaaacctgttattttgaactTGTGGGGACATCTTCCTGGTTCCCAGAAGgggaaaatctgtgactgcaatcaaaaaaattaaaaacatcaaaagtgttacagtttgtttggttacttatagttaagggttatggctgggtaggggttaaggttgtcattgtgaGGATTAGATTTATGCCCAAAGAAATGattggacagtccccacaaagatctaagaacagaatttgtgtgtgtgtgcatgttctctctctctgttgcaCAAGTTTCCTCAAAATAGTCAAATTTCTAAGAAGTTACGTAAGTTGGTGTTTCTAAATTGCTCACAGtatgtgtttataaatgtgtgtgattgtgtataTAAAGATCAATAAGAAAGTCCACAGTAGATTTTTTTGCCTTCTTTCGTTTAAACTGGTTTAACTGGTTTATGAAAATTAtatcggggcggcatggtggtgcagtggttagcactgttgcctcacacctctgggtcccgggttcgagtctccgcctgggtcacatgtgtgcggagtttgcatgttctccccatgtcgtcgtggggtttcctccgggtactccggtttccccccacagtccaaaaacatgctgaggctaattggacttgctaaattgcccataggaatgcatgtaagagtgaatggtgtgtgagtgtgccctgcgatgggctggccccccatcctgggttgttccctgcctcgtgcccattgcttccgggataggctccggacgccctgcaacccagtaggataagcggtttggaaaatggatggatggatgaaaattaTATCTTAAAATATATCTTAAAGGATATATTATATCCTTTAAAATGTATATCAGGTGTGACCGGTTGCATCTTGACAAACAGAATTCAAGAAGAACATAtaaaatcagaaaaaaatatacatgcTTATTAgaatccaacccccccccccccaaaaaaaaaaaaaaaagaaaagaatagaAAGAATCTGCAGGCATCATTGTGGGTGTACTTTCCTGCTAtgctatttttatatctgtggcaTTCAATATTGAACAGacaataaaaaatgtacaaCAAGCCTTAAGTTAGCATATTCTCAGACTTCGGGCAGATAATCACATTTAAAGATGGCATTGTACAATAAGAGAATGCGTTTCACTTACTGTCGATGCATTCAATGTATTTACCATTGGCTAGGCCTGTTTGATTTGCCTGATTTGTTGGATAATATGTATGTAGTACCAATATGGGGGCTTATAAAGATATATTCTGTggatactgacacacacacacgcacacactcacagtcaACGTTTCCAGGATCACGTCTGCTCAGTGTAGCTGAGACATAGTAAAACTACAGAGCAGAGAAAccataaatgtaatgtaaaaatGATAAGTGTAAGAGTACAGCATATTATGATAAGTGAATATCTCTCTTCTAGTTATCACATCACTGCTAATCATCTTCAAGAAAGTTAAtttgattcccccccccaaaactaaTAATTCTGAGTAGGACTGGGCATCGTTCAACTGTTTTTGATAACAGTCGATATCGGTTCCTGAACAATACTTTTTTTCGATAAAAATATGTCTTGAAATCAATATCAACGACGACAAGAATACATTAAACAATACTAATCTTTTATTTGAACAAGTCGTTTTGTTAGTAATTGGTTAGTTAATGGGGGATCGGTCGCGATCATAACAGGACATTGCctttatttatattaatatccCCAGTTTAATTGAAGAACTCCACTCCGTatgcctgtgtctgtgtctctgtcttcttccatgtatgacccgctgccttacttctggttgcctggcaattggaaggagagtcggcaccgGCTTATCATCACTTCTTTGCTCCCCAGTTGTGTTTCAACTCTTATGACTTAGACTGTGTGACTtagcacttagccatctcttccatttgactctccctgccagccccaggaggttgggcttcccctttgagtctggtgcctcccaaggtttttccttctagggagtttttccttgccactgtcacctatagcttactcactgggggctttaggttgggatgctgtaaagcactttgagacaatataatgttgtgataacgcgtTATACAAAAatttatttgttgtttgttgCTGTAATCAAAAATTGGGGCGCAGCGTGTAGTCATGGTCAATGTGTGACACTTCAGAGCCCTGCATACCGCATTCATTGGGTCTTGCTCTGCCACTCCCACCTTGTCTCCACTCCATATGTGTGCGCATCCATGTAATTACGTGCTTGCAGAAAATTAATTTTATGATTAGCTGGTAGGTGGCTATTAACTCTGTATAAACTTGGGACAGCTATGAACTCGGCGAAGAATTCCACTCCGTATGCCTCCACCTTGTCCATTAATTCTATATAACGGGACACCTTGGTGGCCATTATCCCTCAATTTCAACACAAGGAGTGGCTAGTGAAGCGTGTGAACTGCCTGAAATATGTCTCACGGTCAATTTTTGAGATTTGAGAGGCCTGATTTTATTTATACGACCCacgacatgtttataattcatagATCTGTCCAGCAGATCGAGCTTCAATTTTCCACAAAATAAGAAATCACGTATCGTTATCGCACTAATACATTTCAGCGACGTTAGAGCTTTACGCAAGTATGCTGCATGCTTATTAGATCATAGGCACTGAGATTTACTGTTCGGGTATTGGAATTTGGCACCGACAGAAAATTAAGTTTTCGATCCTCAGTAGGATTGGAGCATTTCGGTCGGTACCACAAAGGTACCGAAGATCGGTACCCAGTCGTACTTCAGAAACAcataatgaatattttacttTGT includes these proteins:
- the LOC125704304 gene encoding ras association domain-containing protein 8-like; its protein translation is MELKVWVDGVLRVLCGLSEETSCQDVVITLAKAMGQTGRYVLIQRLRDYERQLLANEKLLDSMTKLGQQASDIQFFLRRIGPINQDRTVSDKGITSPKLHVLEPHKHKEPRRSHTFNLGHSSSLKKKPKHLKRSAFTPPPCSSVTVSKDELFQQVLQQQARLHDLEVHLNVMEQEMLVWEQMTASDYELPETKLEAKLEQKLCTEEDQELALNHKLRKLHQMLDSYDTSLQDLTAHTGHLEKEIELENIRRQSFVALSNLEESLGSVKVELKSEQKHGEELESSLTELEKVLGSTEALLQTKTEEMDKLNKELRQCNLQQFIQQTGTHIHTDLEHLEKIEKMHLLPKGSYNGSGSCHAALPPQSTAKRLLGHPRNLLDPLISSLNPEGVFV